Below is a window of Lacrimispora xylanolytica DNA.
AATCCAGCATTTATACTTATGCCAACGGTGCTGATGATTACGCTGTGAACTTTGCCCAGCTGACTCAGCGTGCAGGAAACTTCCTTGTCGGAAGAAGCAGCCAGCCTGATTTTAAATGGGCGGACTTAAAAGGCAAAAAAGTACTTGGAGGAAGGGCCGGGGGAATGCCTCAGATGGTATTTGAGTATATATTAAAGAAAAACGGCATGGATCCAGCCACAGATCTTTCCATTGACCAGAGCATTCAGTTTGGTCTGACCGCCGCTGCTTTTACAAGCAACGATGCCGATTATACCGTTGAATTTGAACCATTTGCCACTGGCCTTGAAAAGGAAGGAAGTGGCTATGTCGTTGCTTCCCTTGGCGTTGATTCCGGATACGTTCCTTATACCGCCTACAGCGCAAAGAAAAGCTATATAAAGAAGCATCCTGAGACTGTACAGAAATTTACCAATGCCATTCAAAAGGGAATGGAATTTGTAAATACTCATTCCTCTGATGAAATTGCAAAGGTAATTCAGCCTCAGTTCAAGGAAACCGATGTTAAGACCATTGCTGTCATAGTAGAACGCTATAAAGCACAGGATTCCTGGAAAAAGGATACTGTGTTTGAAAAAGACAGTTTTGAGCTTCTGGAAAATATCTTAGAAGAAGCTGGTCAGCTGAAGGCACGGGTTCCCTATGAGGA
It encodes the following:
- a CDS encoding ABC transporter substrate-binding protein, coding for MRKVLHFFLTAMFTGAAIVSLAGCGSKGTSSDLTPVTLNEVAHSIFYAPQYAAIELGYFKDEGIDLTLVNGAGADKVMTALISGDADIGFMGSESSIYTYANGADDYAVNFAQLTQRAGNFLVGRSSQPDFKWADLKGKKVLGGRAGGMPQMVFEYILKKNGMDPATDLSIDQSIQFGLTAAAFTSNDADYTVEFEPFATGLEKEGSGYVVASLGVDSGYVPYTAYSAKKSYIKKHPETVQKFTNAIQKGMEFVNTHSSDEIAKVIQPQFKETDVKTIAVIVERYKAQDSWKKDTVFEKDSFELLENILEEAGQLKARVPYEDLVTTEFSEKAAK